A genomic segment from Methanomassiliicoccales archaeon encodes:
- a CDS encoding FMN-binding glutamate synthase family protein yields the protein MQVIENSRSTTGTRTRVQDINPTSGMCPICIEECQVMCEIGKSAFRGREVLYPQPEYFGTSTASSNKDYLLDWSHFQILAELIGAYGIEANPDKAFFENADVSSYVATSSKKPIRLAIPIVIPGLGSTAVAKRNWESLAKGAAMAGAIQVVGENVAGMDPEAKYTNGKVTKSPDLEFRIKAYRELWDGENGDIAVQTNVEDQRGGVDVYALSKLEVNIIERKWGQGAKAIGGEVRLNTLERALELKRRGYLVLPDPEDKSVQEAFKAGAFKSFERHSRVGFPSRRTFVEDVEWLRSNGAKYVFLKTGAYRPEVVAFTLKCASEAKLDMLTFDGAGGGTGMSPVPMMNEMSTPTVHLQSQLLDCARILRKKNRFIPDLVMAGGFVNETQMFKSIAMSNIGDGPLVKAIGMARSPILAAMRSQYFAHLATKGKLPKSFADEYGSNPEKFFIMTSEIQEKFRSKQIGKDIPWGAVGVYTYFDRISVGLKQLMAGARKFKLNNLARDDICSLSEYGSKVTGIETFESMANRVMPGILEYWDD from the coding sequence ATGCAAGTGATAGAGAATTCAAGGTCTACAACTGGTACAAGGACTAGAGTGCAGGACATAAACCCAACAAGTGGTATGTGTCCAATATGCATTGAAGAATGTCAGGTAATGTGTGAAATAGGTAAATCTGCATTTCGAGGCAGAGAAGTCCTATATCCTCAGCCCGAGTATTTTGGAACCTCGACGGCTTCGTCGAATAAAGACTATCTTTTAGACTGGTCTCATTTTCAAATTCTTGCTGAGCTGATTGGAGCGTACGGTATAGAAGCGAATCCGGATAAAGCATTTTTTGAAAATGCAGATGTATCCTCATATGTTGCGACGTCGAGTAAGAAACCAATTAGATTAGCTATCCCTATCGTTATTCCTGGTTTGGGTTCGACAGCAGTTGCTAAAAGAAATTGGGAAAGTTTAGCCAAAGGAGCTGCAATGGCAGGTGCTATCCAAGTTGTAGGTGAGAATGTTGCTGGAATGGACCCAGAAGCAAAATATACAAATGGAAAAGTTACTAAATCTCCTGATTTAGAATTTCGAATCAAAGCTTATCGAGAACTTTGGGATGGAGAAAATGGCGATATTGCTGTTCAGACAAATGTCGAAGATCAAAGAGGCGGCGTAGATGTTTACGCTCTTAGTAAGTTAGAAGTTAATATTATAGAGAGAAAATGGGGACAAGGGGCAAAAGCTATAGGAGGAGAAGTCCGACTTAATACGTTGGAAAGGGCACTAGAATTAAAACGTCGTGGCTACTTAGTACTTCCAGACCCAGAAGATAAAAGTGTCCAAGAGGCATTCAAAGCGGGAGCCTTTAAATCGTTCGAGAGACACTCCCGCGTGGGATTCCCAAGCCGCAGAACTTTTGTAGAAGATGTAGAATGGCTCAGATCTAATGGCGCAAAATATGTTTTCTTAAAGACGGGAGCTTATAGGCCTGAGGTAGTTGCATTTACTTTAAAGTGCGCTTCAGAGGCTAAGCTTGATATGTTAACCTTTGATGGAGCAGGAGGCGGAACGGGGATGAGCCCTGTTCCAATGATGAATGAGATGTCAACTCCTACGGTTCACTTGCAATCGCAGCTGCTTGATTGCGCCAGAATATTACGAAAGAAAAATAGATTCATACCAGATTTAGTAATGGCTGGAGGATTTGTGAATGAGACTCAAATGTTCAAATCAATAGCAATGAGCAACATCGGAGATGGACCACTAGTCAAGGCCATAGGAATGGCAAGATCGCCCATTTTAGCTGCTATGAGATCCCAATATTTCGCTCATCTTGCTACAAAAGGTAAATTGCCTAAAAGCTTTGCTGATGAATATGGTTCAAATCCTGAAAAATTTTTCATAATGACAAGCGAAATTCAGGAAAAATTCAGATCAAAACAAATCGGAAAAGATATTCCGTGGGGAGCAGTAGGAGTTTATACGTATTTTGATAGAATTTCCGTTGGGCTTAAACAACTCATGGCTGGAGCTCGGAAGTTTAAATTAAATAACTTAGCAAGGGATGACATCTGCTCTTTGAGCGAATATGGTTCAAAAGTTACTGGTATAGA